The following coding sequences are from one Calypte anna isolate BGI_N300 chromosome 18, bCalAnn1_v1.p, whole genome shotgun sequence window:
- the MBTD1 gene encoding MBT domain-containing protein 1 isoform X3 encodes MENTKDLTEHSSRAERKRRDSFGMFDGYDSCSEDTSSSSSSEESEEEVAPLPSSLPIIKNNGQVYTYPDGKSGMATCEMCGMVGVRDAFYSKTKRFCSVSCSRSYSSNSKKASILARLQGKPPTKKAKVLQKQPLVAKLAAYAQYQATLQNQAKTKAAVPVEGFSWGNYINSNSFTAAPVTCFKHAPMGTCWGDISEGVRVEVPNTDCSLPTKVFWIAGIVKLAGYNALLRYEGFENDSNLDFWCNICGSDIHPVGWCATSGKPLVPPRTIQHKYTNWKAFLVKRLTGAKTLPPDFSQKVSESMQYPFKTSMRVEVVDKTHLCRTRVAVVESVIGGRLRLVYEESEDKTDDFWCHMYSPLIHHIGWSRSIGHRFKRSDITKKQDGHFDAPPHLFMKVKEVDAAGEWFKEGMKLEAIDPLNLSAICVATIRKVLADGYLMIGIDGSEAADGSDWFCYHATSPSIFPVGFCEINMIELTPPRGYAKLPFKWFDYLRESDSIAAPVKLFNKEVPNHGFHVGMKLEAVDLMEPRLVCVATVTRIIHRLLRIHFDGWEDEYDQWVDCESPDLYPVGWCQLTGYQLQPPAPQSSRDSQSSSSKQKKKAKSQQYKGHKKMTSLQLKEELLDGEEYSFLQGASDQESNGSASYYIKQEP; translated from the exons ATGGAAAACACAAAGGACCTG acAGAACATTCTTCCcgagcagaaaggaaaagacgAGATTCATTCGGGATGTTTGACGGTTATGACAGCTGCAGTGAGGACAcgagcagcagctccagttcAGAGGAGAGTGAAGAGGAGGTTGCTCCTTTGCCCTCCAGTCTCCCAATTATAAAGAACAATGGACAGGTCTATACTTATCCAGATGGCAAATCTGGCATGG CTACATGTGAGATGTGTGGAATGGTTGGTGTCCGTGATGCTTTTTACTCTAAAACCAAACGCTTCTGCAGTGTCTCATGCTCTAGAAGCTACTCCTCCAACTCCAAGAAGGCCAGCATTCTGGCCAGGCTTCAG gGTAAACCTCCAACAAAGAAGGCTAAAGTTCTACAAAAACAACCCTTAGTGGCTAAATTAGCAGCATATGCTCAGTACCAAGCAACTTTACAAAACCAGGCAAAGACTAAAGCAG CTGTTCCAGTGGAAGGTTTCAGCTGGGGTAACTACATCAATAGCAATAGCTTTACAGCAGCTCCTGTTACCTGTTTTAAGCAT GCACCTATGGGGACGTGCTGGGGTGATATCTCAGAAGGAGTACGAGTGGAGGTTCCAAACACTGACTGCAGCCTTCCTACCAAAGTCTTCTGGATAGCTGGAATTGTAAAATTAGCAG gCTACAATGCTCTGTTAAGATATGAAGGCTTCGAAAACGATTCAAATCTTGACTTCTGGTGCAACATTTGTGGGTCTGACATCCACCCAGTTGGTTGGTGTGCAACCAGTGGGAAGCCCCTAGTCCCTCCTCGAA CCATCCAACACAAATACACAAACTGGAAAGCTTTTCTAGTGAAACGACTTACTGGTGCCAAAACACTTCCTCCTGACTTTTCTCAGAAG GTGTCTGAGAGCATGCAGTATCCATTCAAAACTTCCATGAGAGTAGAAGTTGTTGATAAAACACACCTTTGTCGGACAAGGGTGGCAGTTGTAGAAAGTGTCATTGGGGGACGGTTAAGATTGGTGTATGAAGAAAGTGAAGACAAAACTGATGACTTCTGGTGCCATATGTACAGTCCACTCATTCATCACATTGGTTGGTCTCGAAGTATAGGACACAGATTCAAAAGATCTG ATATTACCAAGAAACAGGATGGACATTTTGATGCGCCCCCACATTTATTTATGAAG GTAAAAGAGGTTGATGCAGCTGGAGAATGGTTTAAAGAAGGAATGAAATTAGAAGCTATAGACCCTTTAAACCTTTCGGCAATATGTGTAGCAACTATTAGAAAg gTTTTAGCAGATGGCTATCTTATGATTGGGATTGATggctcagaagcagcagatggGTCTGATTGGTTTTGTTACCATGCCACTTCCCCTTCTATTTTCCCTGTTGGTTTCTGTGAAATTAACATGATTGAACTAACTCCACCCAGAG GTTATGCAAAGCTACCTTTCAAATGGTTTGACTACCTCAGGGAAAGTGACTCAATAGCAGCACCTGTAAAGCTCTTCAATAAG GAAGTTCCAAACCATGGGTTTCATGTTGGGATGAAACTGGAGGCTGTTGATCTGATGGAACCTCGCCTGGTATGTGTGGCCACAGTAACCCGGATCATCCATCGCCTTTTGAGGATCCACTTTGATGGCTGGGAAGATGAATATGATCAGTGGGTGGATTGTGAGTCCCCAGACCTCTATCCAGTGGGGTGGTGTCAGCTAACTGGGTATCAACTACAGCCTCCAGCACCACAAT
- the MBTD1 gene encoding MBT domain-containing protein 1 isoform X2 has product MENTKDLTEHSSRAERKRRDSFGMFDGYDSCSEDTSSSSSSEESEEEVAPLPSSLPIIKNNGQVYTYPDGKSGMATCEMCGMVGVRDAFYSKTKRFCSVSCSRSYSSNSKKASILARLQVAGKPPTKKAKVLQKQPLVAKLAAYAQYQATLQNQAKTKAAVPVEGFSWGNYINSNSFTAAPVTCFKHAPMGTCWGDISEGVRVEVPNTDCSLPTKVFWIAGIVKLAGYNALLRYEGFENDSNLDFWCNICGSDIHPVGWCATSGKPLVPPRTIQHKYTNWKAFLVKRLTGAKTLPPDFSQKVSESMQYPFKTSMRVEVVDKTHLCRTRVAVVESVIGGRLRLVYEESEDKTDDFWCHMYSPLIHHIGWSRSIGHRFKRSDITKKQDGHFDAPPHLFMKVKEVDAAGEWFKEGMKLEAIDPLNLSAICVATIRKVLADGYLMIGIDGSEAADGSDWFCYHATSPSIFPVGFCEINMIELTPPRGYAKLPFKWFDYLRESDSIAAPVKLFNKEVPNHGFHVGMKLEAVDLMEPRLVCVATVTRIIHRLLRIHFDGWEDEYDQWVDCESPDLYPVGWCQLTGYQLQPPAPQSSRDSQSSSSKQKKKAKSQQYKGHKKMTSLQLKEELLDGEEYSFLQGASDQESNGSASYYIKQEP; this is encoded by the exons ATGGAAAACACAAAGGACCTG acAGAACATTCTTCCcgagcagaaaggaaaagacgAGATTCATTCGGGATGTTTGACGGTTATGACAGCTGCAGTGAGGACAcgagcagcagctccagttcAGAGGAGAGTGAAGAGGAGGTTGCTCCTTTGCCCTCCAGTCTCCCAATTATAAAGAACAATGGACAGGTCTATACTTATCCAGATGGCAAATCTGGCATGG CTACATGTGAGATGTGTGGAATGGTTGGTGTCCGTGATGCTTTTTACTCTAAAACCAAACGCTTCTGCAGTGTCTCATGCTCTAGAAGCTACTCCTCCAACTCCAAGAAGGCCAGCATTCTGGCCAGGCTTCAGGTAGCG gGTAAACCTCCAACAAAGAAGGCTAAAGTTCTACAAAAACAACCCTTAGTGGCTAAATTAGCAGCATATGCTCAGTACCAAGCAACTTTACAAAACCAGGCAAAGACTAAAGCAG CTGTTCCAGTGGAAGGTTTCAGCTGGGGTAACTACATCAATAGCAATAGCTTTACAGCAGCTCCTGTTACCTGTTTTAAGCAT GCACCTATGGGGACGTGCTGGGGTGATATCTCAGAAGGAGTACGAGTGGAGGTTCCAAACACTGACTGCAGCCTTCCTACCAAAGTCTTCTGGATAGCTGGAATTGTAAAATTAGCAG gCTACAATGCTCTGTTAAGATATGAAGGCTTCGAAAACGATTCAAATCTTGACTTCTGGTGCAACATTTGTGGGTCTGACATCCACCCAGTTGGTTGGTGTGCAACCAGTGGGAAGCCCCTAGTCCCTCCTCGAA CCATCCAACACAAATACACAAACTGGAAAGCTTTTCTAGTGAAACGACTTACTGGTGCCAAAACACTTCCTCCTGACTTTTCTCAGAAG GTGTCTGAGAGCATGCAGTATCCATTCAAAACTTCCATGAGAGTAGAAGTTGTTGATAAAACACACCTTTGTCGGACAAGGGTGGCAGTTGTAGAAAGTGTCATTGGGGGACGGTTAAGATTGGTGTATGAAGAAAGTGAAGACAAAACTGATGACTTCTGGTGCCATATGTACAGTCCACTCATTCATCACATTGGTTGGTCTCGAAGTATAGGACACAGATTCAAAAGATCTG ATATTACCAAGAAACAGGATGGACATTTTGATGCGCCCCCACATTTATTTATGAAG GTAAAAGAGGTTGATGCAGCTGGAGAATGGTTTAAAGAAGGAATGAAATTAGAAGCTATAGACCCTTTAAACCTTTCGGCAATATGTGTAGCAACTATTAGAAAg gTTTTAGCAGATGGCTATCTTATGATTGGGATTGATggctcagaagcagcagatggGTCTGATTGGTTTTGTTACCATGCCACTTCCCCTTCTATTTTCCCTGTTGGTTTCTGTGAAATTAACATGATTGAACTAACTCCACCCAGAG GTTATGCAAAGCTACCTTTCAAATGGTTTGACTACCTCAGGGAAAGTGACTCAATAGCAGCACCTGTAAAGCTCTTCAATAAG GAAGTTCCAAACCATGGGTTTCATGTTGGGATGAAACTGGAGGCTGTTGATCTGATGGAACCTCGCCTGGTATGTGTGGCCACAGTAACCCGGATCATCCATCGCCTTTTGAGGATCCACTTTGATGGCTGGGAAGATGAATATGATCAGTGGGTGGATTGTGAGTCCCCAGACCTCTATCCAGTGGGGTGGTGTCAGCTAACTGGGTATCAACTACAGCCTCCAGCACCACAAT
- the MBTD1 gene encoding MBT domain-containing protein 1 isoform X1, with translation MENTKDLTEHSSRAERKRRDSFGMFDGYDSCSEDTSSSSSSEESEEEVAPLPSSLPIIKNNGQVYTYPDGKSGMATCEMCGMVGVRDAFYSKTKRFCSVSCSRSYSSNSKKASILARLQVAGKPPTKKAKVLQKQPLVAKLAAYAQYQATLQNQAKTKAAAVPVEGFSWGNYINSNSFTAAPVTCFKHAPMGTCWGDISEGVRVEVPNTDCSLPTKVFWIAGIVKLAGYNALLRYEGFENDSNLDFWCNICGSDIHPVGWCATSGKPLVPPRTIQHKYTNWKAFLVKRLTGAKTLPPDFSQKVSESMQYPFKTSMRVEVVDKTHLCRTRVAVVESVIGGRLRLVYEESEDKTDDFWCHMYSPLIHHIGWSRSIGHRFKRSDITKKQDGHFDAPPHLFMKVKEVDAAGEWFKEGMKLEAIDPLNLSAICVATIRKVLADGYLMIGIDGSEAADGSDWFCYHATSPSIFPVGFCEINMIELTPPRGYAKLPFKWFDYLRESDSIAAPVKLFNKEVPNHGFHVGMKLEAVDLMEPRLVCVATVTRIIHRLLRIHFDGWEDEYDQWVDCESPDLYPVGWCQLTGYQLQPPAPQSSRDSQSSSSKQKKKAKSQQYKGHKKMTSLQLKEELLDGEEYSFLQGASDQESNGSASYYIKQEP, from the exons ATGGAAAACACAAAGGACCTG acAGAACATTCTTCCcgagcagaaaggaaaagacgAGATTCATTCGGGATGTTTGACGGTTATGACAGCTGCAGTGAGGACAcgagcagcagctccagttcAGAGGAGAGTGAAGAGGAGGTTGCTCCTTTGCCCTCCAGTCTCCCAATTATAAAGAACAATGGACAGGTCTATACTTATCCAGATGGCAAATCTGGCATGG CTACATGTGAGATGTGTGGAATGGTTGGTGTCCGTGATGCTTTTTACTCTAAAACCAAACGCTTCTGCAGTGTCTCATGCTCTAGAAGCTACTCCTCCAACTCCAAGAAGGCCAGCATTCTGGCCAGGCTTCAGGTAGCG gGTAAACCTCCAACAAAGAAGGCTAAAGTTCTACAAAAACAACCCTTAGTGGCTAAATTAGCAGCATATGCTCAGTACCAAGCAACTTTACAAAACCAGGCAAAGACTAAAGCAG CAGCTGTTCCAGTGGAAGGTTTCAGCTGGGGTAACTACATCAATAGCAATAGCTTTACAGCAGCTCCTGTTACCTGTTTTAAGCAT GCACCTATGGGGACGTGCTGGGGTGATATCTCAGAAGGAGTACGAGTGGAGGTTCCAAACACTGACTGCAGCCTTCCTACCAAAGTCTTCTGGATAGCTGGAATTGTAAAATTAGCAG gCTACAATGCTCTGTTAAGATATGAAGGCTTCGAAAACGATTCAAATCTTGACTTCTGGTGCAACATTTGTGGGTCTGACATCCACCCAGTTGGTTGGTGTGCAACCAGTGGGAAGCCCCTAGTCCCTCCTCGAA CCATCCAACACAAATACACAAACTGGAAAGCTTTTCTAGTGAAACGACTTACTGGTGCCAAAACACTTCCTCCTGACTTTTCTCAGAAG GTGTCTGAGAGCATGCAGTATCCATTCAAAACTTCCATGAGAGTAGAAGTTGTTGATAAAACACACCTTTGTCGGACAAGGGTGGCAGTTGTAGAAAGTGTCATTGGGGGACGGTTAAGATTGGTGTATGAAGAAAGTGAAGACAAAACTGATGACTTCTGGTGCCATATGTACAGTCCACTCATTCATCACATTGGTTGGTCTCGAAGTATAGGACACAGATTCAAAAGATCTG ATATTACCAAGAAACAGGATGGACATTTTGATGCGCCCCCACATTTATTTATGAAG GTAAAAGAGGTTGATGCAGCTGGAGAATGGTTTAAAGAAGGAATGAAATTAGAAGCTATAGACCCTTTAAACCTTTCGGCAATATGTGTAGCAACTATTAGAAAg gTTTTAGCAGATGGCTATCTTATGATTGGGATTGATggctcagaagcagcagatggGTCTGATTGGTTTTGTTACCATGCCACTTCCCCTTCTATTTTCCCTGTTGGTTTCTGTGAAATTAACATGATTGAACTAACTCCACCCAGAG GTTATGCAAAGCTACCTTTCAAATGGTTTGACTACCTCAGGGAAAGTGACTCAATAGCAGCACCTGTAAAGCTCTTCAATAAG GAAGTTCCAAACCATGGGTTTCATGTTGGGATGAAACTGGAGGCTGTTGATCTGATGGAACCTCGCCTGGTATGTGTGGCCACAGTAACCCGGATCATCCATCGCCTTTTGAGGATCCACTTTGATGGCTGGGAAGATGAATATGATCAGTGGGTGGATTGTGAGTCCCCAGACCTCTATCCAGTGGGGTGGTGTCAGCTAACTGGGTATCAACTACAGCCTCCAGCACCACAAT